One stretch of Pseudobdellovibrionaceae bacterium DNA includes these proteins:
- a CDS encoding tetratricopeptide repeat protein, translating to MLLVCFGAVGCSHTTSRTEGGGYYQSAAVDDGNRAPASLQPPANAAQIDDRVDQVSTRTRADYHYAMGEALSFDGQHQKAIEAFKTVLVYDNQAAAVHLRLAAEYVKLGMLSESLESAQTASNLDPKSEDALLLLGGLYSTLKDYDKAVDFYKKVLELNPDNTEAPMYLGAVYAEKKDYPKAVKYFESLAKNEDYATPHMAYYYLGRIRTDQGGDANLKFAAKAYRNALEKKPDHADSVLALGQLLNKQGKVMEAVTLYKNFQRDQGPSEKIAEILSQVYMEQDDFANALEQFEIIEKRSDDALSVKVRIALMLIELKRYPQAADKLFEVLRQVPDSDKIRFYLAAVFEEMGEADKAIEHFKKVPPGSSFYSESVIHAAYLLKTKRKTDEAITLVDAALKQKSDVPQFYSLAATLYDEKGDVAKSESVLNDGLAQFPENVQLNFFLGTVYDRKGQKDKVITQMRKVINMDPQHVQGLNYLAFTFAELGDNLEEAEDLAQRAIDLEPKDGFILDTYGWILFKRGNWSEAISYLERAHQAQPRESIIAEHLGDAYFKGQMIEKARMMYERALEYADSKTRARELTQKISALEIQYQVRADGRQPASVDGERLPMKPNLEK from the coding sequence ATGCTGTTGGTGTGCTTTGGCGCCGTGGGTTGTTCGCATACGACGAGTCGCACTGAAGGTGGTGGATACTACCAATCGGCGGCGGTCGATGATGGCAACCGGGCTCCGGCCTCGCTGCAACCTCCCGCAAACGCGGCGCAGATTGATGATCGCGTCGATCAAGTTTCGACGCGCACGCGCGCCGACTATCACTACGCCATGGGCGAAGCGCTCAGCTTCGATGGCCAGCATCAAAAGGCGATCGAGGCCTTCAAGACGGTGCTCGTTTACGACAACCAAGCTGCGGCGGTGCATCTGCGTTTGGCGGCCGAGTACGTGAAACTGGGTATGTTGTCGGAGAGCTTGGAAAGTGCGCAGACCGCATCGAATTTGGATCCGAAGTCCGAGGACGCGTTGCTCTTGTTGGGCGGGTTGTACTCGACGCTCAAAGACTACGACAAAGCCGTCGATTTCTACAAAAAAGTTCTCGAGCTGAATCCGGACAACACCGAGGCGCCGATGTACTTGGGCGCGGTGTACGCCGAGAAGAAGGACTATCCCAAGGCGGTGAAGTACTTCGAGTCGCTCGCGAAGAACGAAGACTACGCGACGCCGCACATGGCCTACTATTACTTGGGTCGCATCCGCACCGATCAGGGCGGCGACGCGAATCTGAAATTTGCGGCGAAGGCTTATCGCAATGCGCTCGAGAAAAAGCCCGACCACGCGGACTCGGTCCTGGCGTTGGGACAGCTTCTGAACAAACAAGGGAAGGTCATGGAGGCGGTGACGCTTTACAAGAACTTCCAACGCGATCAAGGTCCCAGCGAAAAAATCGCCGAGATCCTATCGCAGGTCTACATGGAGCAAGACGACTTCGCGAACGCGCTCGAGCAGTTCGAGATCATCGAAAAGCGTTCGGACGACGCGCTGTCGGTGAAAGTGCGCATCGCGCTGATGCTCATCGAGCTGAAGCGCTATCCCCAGGCGGCGGACAAGCTTTTCGAAGTGCTGCGCCAGGTGCCGGATTCGGACAAGATCCGTTTCTACCTTGCGGCGGTCTTTGAAGAGATGGGCGAAGCCGACAAGGCGATCGAACACTTCAAGAAAGTCCCCCCGGGCTCTTCATTCTATTCGGAATCGGTCATTCATGCCGCCTATTTGCTGAAGACGAAGCGCAAGACCGACGAGGCGATCACGCTGGTCGACGCGGCTTTGAAGCAGAAGTCGGATGTTCCCCAGTTCTACTCGTTGGCGGCGACTCTGTACGACGAGAAGGGCGACGTCGCGAAATCCGAGAGCGTTTTGAACGATGGTCTGGCGCAGTTTCCCGAGAACGTTCAGCTGAACTTCTTCTTGGGCACGGTTTACGACCGCAAAGGACAAAAAGACAAAGTGATCACGCAAATGCGCAAGGTGATCAACATGGATCCCCAGCACGTGCAGGGTCTGAATTACCTGGCGTTCACTTTCGCGGAGTTGGGGGATAACCTCGAAGAGGCGGAAGACCTCGCTCAGCGCGCCATTGACCTCGAGCCGAAGGACGGTTTCATCCTGGATACTTACGGATGGATTCTGTTCAAGCGCGGCAACTGGTCGGAAGCGATCTCTTATCTTGAGCGCGCGCACCAGGCGCAACCGCGGGAAAGCATCATCGCGGAGCATTTGGGCGACGCCTACTTCAAAGGGCAGATGATCGAGAAGGCCCGCATGATGTACGAGCGTGCGCTGGAGTACGCGGATTCAAAGACGCGTGCGCGGGAACTGACGCAGAAGATCTCGGCGTTGGAAATTCAGTATCAGGTTCGCGCGGATGGGCGTCAGCCGGCGTCCGTGGACGGCGAAAGACTGCCGATGAAGCCCAACCTCGAGAAGTAA
- a CDS encoding DUF444 family protein: protein MSIKEDQNRFRDIVKGKIKENFRKYVSQGEMIGKRENEFVKIPLPQIDIPNFRYGPKQKGGVGQGEGQPGEGVGDPGDGQGQAGSDPGEHMLETELTIDELAQILGEKLELPNIQPKGQKNIETTKTKYSGLAPVGPAGLRHFKSSYKNALKRYISSGVYNPDEPVIVPIKRDFQYRSFKTITKPMTKAVIIYMMDVSGSMGDEQKEIVRLESFWINAWLRRHYKGLETRFIIHDAAAKEVDENTFFRTSESGGTLISSAYKLAQEIIATDYPPNEWNIYPFHFSDGDNWSGEDTRLCIRMLREFFIPNCNMFGYGQVESKYGSGQFLKDLQKEFPEDDRIILSQIESRDKILDSIKDFLGKGK from the coding sequence ATGTCGATCAAAGAAGATCAGAACCGTTTTCGCGACATCGTTAAAGGGAAGATCAAAGAGAACTTCCGCAAGTATGTCTCGCAAGGCGAGATGATCGGTAAGCGCGAGAACGAGTTCGTCAAAATTCCGCTTCCGCAGATCGACATCCCGAACTTCCGTTACGGGCCGAAGCAAAAAGGCGGCGTCGGGCAGGGTGAAGGCCAGCCCGGCGAAGGCGTCGGCGATCCGGGCGATGGCCAGGGCCAAGCGGGAAGCGATCCCGGCGAGCACATGCTCGAGACCGAGCTGACGATCGACGAGCTCGCGCAGATTCTGGGCGAGAAGCTCGAACTTCCGAATATCCAGCCCAAAGGGCAAAAGAACATCGAAACGACGAAGACCAAGTACTCGGGGCTTGCGCCCGTGGGGCCGGCGGGCCTTCGTCACTTCAAGTCCTCGTACAAAAACGCGTTGAAGCGCTATATTTCGTCGGGCGTCTACAATCCCGACGAGCCCGTGATCGTGCCGATCAAGCGGGATTTCCAGTACCGCAGCTTCAAAACGATCACGAAGCCCATGACCAAAGCGGTCATCATCTACATGATGGACGTTTCGGGCTCCATGGGCGACGAGCAGAAAGAGATCGTGCGTCTGGAAAGCTTCTGGATCAACGCGTGGTTGCGTCGCCATTACAAGGGCCTCGAGACCCGCTTCATCATCCACGATGCGGCGGCGAAAGAGGTCGACGAAAACACGTTCTTCCGCACGAGCGAATCGGGCGGGACCTTGATCAGCTCGGCCTACAAGCTCGCGCAAGAGATCATCGCCACCGATTATCCGCCGAACGAGTGGAACATCTATCCGTTTCACTTTTCGGACGGGGACAACTGGAGCGGCGAGGACACGCGTTTGTGCATCCGTATGCTGCGCGAATTTTTCATCCCGAACTGCAATATGTTCGGTTACGGACAAGTGGAGTCGAAGTACGGCAGCGGTCAGTTCCTGAAGGATCTGCAGAAAGAGTTTCCAGAGGATGATCGCATCATCCTTAGCCAGATCGAGAGTCGCGATAAGATCCTCGATTCGATCAAAGACTTTTTAGGCAAAGGGAAGTGA
- a CDS encoding SpoVR family protein, whose product MGNLTPELEAERKKILAISKEVGLDCFETIFELITYDQINQFAAYGGFPVRYPHWKFGMEYEHLSKSYEYGLSKIYEMVINTDPCYAYLMEGNMHMDQKLVMAHVYGHCDFFKNNVWFSKTDRKMMDTMANHATRIRRYMDRYGIEVVEDFIDKCLSLENLIDRYSVYADPPSRREESAASEKPRDSFLLRYDREYMRDYINPPDFVREQKAKLAQASMKQQKFPAEPQRDVLKFLLQYAPLEEWQQDVLSIIRNEAYYFAPQGMTKTMNEGWASYWHTTLMTQRILTDAEVIDYADHHSGTVAMSPQGYNPYKVGIELFRDIEERWNKGQFGREWEQCDDVRERKHWDKKTMEGREKIFQVRKIYNDVTFIDEFLTEDFCVRNKLFVYKFNKKTQAFEVNTRDFKAIKAQLLFHMTNFGQPIIRVEDANFENRGELLMSHMWEGIDLQPDFMTETMKNLYALWSRPVNLTTVMDNEGQLFRYDGQEFKNFKIGPERPPEEKPDEQD is encoded by the coding sequence ATGGGTAATTTGACTCCGGAACTCGAAGCGGAACGAAAAAAGATTCTGGCGATCTCGAAAGAGGTGGGCCTGGATTGTTTCGAAACCATTTTCGAGCTGATTACCTACGATCAAATCAACCAGTTCGCCGCTTACGGCGGATTTCCGGTGCGTTATCCGCACTGGAAATTCGGTATGGAGTACGAGCATCTTTCGAAATCCTACGAGTACGGGCTTTCGAAGATCTACGAAATGGTGATCAATACCGATCCCTGCTATGCCTACCTGATGGAAGGCAATATGCACATGGACCAGAAGCTGGTCATGGCGCACGTTTACGGTCACTGCGACTTCTTCAAGAACAACGTTTGGTTCTCGAAGACCGATCGTAAGATGATGGACACCATGGCGAACCATGCGACCCGCATCCGTCGCTACATGGACCGCTACGGCATCGAGGTCGTCGAGGACTTCATCGACAAGTGCCTCTCGCTCGAGAATCTGATCGACCGCTATTCGGTTTACGCCGACCCGCCGTCCCGGCGCGAAGAGTCCGCCGCGAGCGAAAAACCGCGCGACAGCTTCCTGCTTCGTTACGACCGCGAGTATATGCGCGACTACATCAATCCTCCGGATTTCGTGAGGGAGCAGAAGGCGAAGCTCGCGCAAGCGTCGATGAAGCAGCAGAAATTCCCGGCCGAGCCCCAGCGCGACGTGCTGAAGTTCCTGTTGCAGTACGCGCCTTTGGAAGAATGGCAGCAGGACGTGCTTTCGATCATCCGTAACGAGGCCTACTACTTCGCGCCCCAAGGGATGACGAAGACGATGAACGAAGGTTGGGCGTCTTATTGGCACACGACCCTGATGACCCAGCGGATTTTGACCGACGCCGAGGTGATCGACTACGCCGATCACCATTCGGGTACCGTGGCCATGAGCCCCCAGGGTTACAATCCTTACAAGGTCGGTATCGAGCTTTTCCGCGATATCGAAGAGCGTTGGAACAAAGGACAGTTCGGTCGCGAGTGGGAACAATGCGACGACGTGCGTGAACGCAAACACTGGGACAAAAAGACGATGGAAGGCCGCGAGAAGATCTTCCAGGTGCGGAAGATCTACAACGACGTCACCTTCATCGACGAGTTCCTGACGGAAGACTTCTGCGTCCGCAATAAGCTCTTCGTCTACAAATTCAATAAGAAGACTCAGGCGTTCGAAGTGAACACCCGGGATTTCAAGGCGATCAAAGCTCAGTTGCTTTTCCACATGACGAACTTCGGGCAACCGATCATCCGCGTGGAAGACGCGAACTTTGAAAACCGTGGTGAACTTCTGATGTCGCACATGTGGGAAGGCATCGATCTGCAACCCGACTTCATGACCGAGACGATGAAGAACCTGTACGCGCTCTGGTCGCGGCCGGTGAATCTGACGACGGTGATGGACAACGAGGGGCAGCTTTTCCGCTACGACGGTCAAGAGTTCAAGAACTTCAAGATCGGACCCGAGCGTCCCCCCGAAGAGAAACCGGACGAACAAGACTAG
- a CDS encoding JAB domain-containing protein, with protein sequence MASATQFPAFVTSLQRQHDMEQTRAEIPSVPLLPERGDYYDRSVKIATLLKQLLVNAWQEEVWVFSLNSHLELIRAHLVFRGTADACPVHPRDVFRHLIADNATRFIIAHNHPSGRSMPSRDDLRFTDRLVKAGAMMEIPLLDHVIVSREQFYSFADHGRVKGPGTSIKRV encoded by the coding sequence GTGGCTTCAGCGACACAGTTCCCCGCCTTCGTCACAAGTTTGCAACGCCAGCACGACATGGAACAAACTCGAGCTGAAATTCCGTCCGTACCGCTCCTTCCCGAACGCGGCGATTATTATGATCGCAGCGTTAAAATCGCCACGCTTTTGAAACAGCTTCTCGTGAACGCGTGGCAGGAAGAGGTCTGGGTGTTTTCGCTCAACTCCCACTTGGAGCTGATCCGTGCGCATCTCGTCTTCCGCGGAACTGCGGACGCCTGTCCGGTGCATCCGCGCGACGTCTTTCGCCACCTCATCGCCGACAATGCCACGCGCTTCATCATCGCGCACAATCATCCCAGTGGAAGATCCATGCCTTCACGCGACGATCTGCGCTTTACCGACCGCCTCGTCAAAGCCGGAGCGATGATGGAAATTCCACTCCTGGACCACGTCATCGTCAGCCGCGAGCAATTTTACAGTTTCGCGGACCACGGCCGGGTCAAAGGTCCTGGCACTTCGATTAAGCGAGTGTGA
- a CDS encoding serine protein kinase, giving the protein MAKVDFQSLVQNWTQQSGTYHANWTGSFEEYLNLVKANPRITRNAFQRMYDMIMEAGTEEYVDFKKPIIRYKFFDDAKNNGKDAVFGMDVPLMKLVNVLKSAALGYGTEKRVILLHGPVGSAKSTVCRMLKKGIEEYSKSEAGAMYTFEWIDTKGELNGLLGKEAKVFPSPMHEEPLLLIPEGMRATVIDDLNRGQEGAFRVNIDGELSPPSRFIFKQLMERYNNDLVKVLSHVKVKRMVLSEADRIGIGTFQPKDEKNQDSTELTGDINYRKIAEYGSDSDPRAFNFDGEFNVANRGMIEFVEVLKLDVAFLYDLLGASQEHRVKPKKFAQTHIDEVIIGHTNEPEYRRLQDNEFMEALRDRTVKIDIPYITKWKDEINIYKKDFNSKRIRGISIAPHTIEMAAMWAVMTRLEKPKKANLTRLQKLKLYNGKTLPSYTEDNVRELRKETQREGLEGISPRYIQDKISNAIVMAQQNNRGSVNPFMIINELESGLKNHSLLANEELKAEYRELLGVVRQEYEEIIKGEVQRAISADESALQRLCANYIDNVKAYTQKERVRNSFTGQDEEPDDRLMRSIEEKIEIPESRKDDFRREIMNYIGALSLEGKKFNYKMNERLHKALELKLFEDQKDSIKLTSLVSSVVDKDTQEKIDIVKTRLIKEFGYDEISAIDILHYVASIYARGDVKNK; this is encoded by the coding sequence ATGGCGAAAGTGGACTTTCAGTCTCTAGTGCAAAATTGGACACAACAGAGCGGAACTTACCACGCCAACTGGACGGGGAGCTTTGAGGAATACCTCAACCTCGTGAAGGCGAACCCCCGGATCACGCGCAATGCGTTCCAACGCATGTACGACATGATCATGGAAGCGGGTACGGAAGAGTACGTCGACTTCAAAAAGCCGATCATCCGCTACAAATTCTTCGACGATGCGAAGAATAACGGGAAGGACGCCGTCTTCGGGATGGACGTTCCCTTGATGAAACTCGTGAACGTTCTGAAATCGGCGGCGCTCGGTTACGGAACCGAAAAGCGGGTCATCCTTCTACACGGTCCCGTCGGTTCGGCGAAGTCCACGGTCTGCCGTATGCTGAAGAAAGGAATCGAAGAGTACTCGAAGTCCGAAGCGGGCGCGATGTACACCTTCGAATGGATCGATACCAAAGGTGAACTGAACGGTCTGCTGGGTAAGGAAGCGAAAGTCTTCCCGAGCCCCATGCACGAAGAGCCTTTACTGCTGATCCCGGAAGGGATGCGCGCGACGGTCATCGACGATCTGAACCGTGGCCAAGAAGGCGCTTTCCGCGTGAATATCGACGGCGAACTTTCGCCCCCAAGCCGCTTCATCTTCAAACAATTGATGGAGCGTTATAACAACGATCTGGTGAAAGTCCTTTCGCACGTGAAGGTGAAACGTATGGTGCTGTCGGAAGCCGACCGCATCGGGATCGGCACCTTCCAGCCGAAAGATGAAAAGAACCAAGACTCGACGGAGCTGACGGGCGACATCAATTACCGCAAGATCGCCGAGTACGGATCGGATTCGGATCCGCGCGCGTTTAACTTCGACGGTGAATTCAACGTCGCCAACCGCGGAATGATCGAGTTCGTCGAGGTTCTGAAACTCGACGTCGCGTTCCTTTACGATCTTTTGGGCGCCTCGCAGGAACATCGCGTGAAGCCGAAGAAGTTCGCGCAGACGCATATCGATGAAGTCATCATCGGTCACACGAACGAACCCGAGTACCGCCGGCTTCAGGACAACGAATTCATGGAAGCCCTGCGCGACCGTACGGTGAAGATCGACATTCCTTACATCACCAAGTGGAAGGACGAGATCAACATCTACAAGAAGGACTTCAACTCGAAGCGGATTCGCGGCATTTCGATCGCACCGCACACCATCGAGATGGCCGCGATGTGGGCCGTGATGACCCGTTTGGAAAAGCCGAAGAAGGCGAACCTCACGCGTCTGCAAAAACTCAAACTTTATAACGGGAAGACCCTTCCCAGTTACACGGAAGATAACGTCCGCGAGCTTCGCAAGGAAACTCAACGCGAAGGGCTGGAAGGGATCTCTCCCCGTTATATCCAGGACAAGATTTCAAACGCCATCGTGATGGCGCAGCAGAACAACCGCGGTTCGGTGAACCCGTTCATGATCATCAACGAGCTCGAGTCGGGTTTGAAGAACCATTCGTTGCTGGCCAACGAAGAGCTGAAGGCCGAGTACCGTGAGCTCTTGGGCGTCGTTCGCCAAGAATACGAAGAGATCATCAAAGGCGAAGTCCAACGCGCGATCAGCGCCGACGAATCGGCGTTGCAGCGTTTGTGCGCGAACTACATCGACAACGTTAAGGCCTATACGCAGAAGGAGCGCGTCCGTAACTCCTTCACCGGTCAGGACGAGGAACCCGATGATCGCCTGATGCGCTCGATCGAAGAGAAGATCGAGATTCCCGAATCGCGCAAAGACGACTTCCGCCGCGAAATCATGAACTACATCGGCGCGCTGTCTCTTGAAGGGAAGAAGTTCAACTACAAGATGAACGAACGCCTGCACAAGGCCTTGGAGCTGAAGCTGTTCGAAGATCAGAAGGACAGCATCAAGCTGACCTCGCTGGTCAGCTCGGTCGTCGACAAGGATACGCAGGAAAAGATCGATATCGTTAAAACCCGCCTCATTAAAGAGTTCGGTTATGACGAGATCTCGGCCATCGACATTCTCCACTACGTGGCGAGCATCTACGCGCGTGGAGATGTGAAGAACAAATAA
- a CDS encoding MBL fold metallo-hydrolase, with amino-acid sequence MKGSRGGRIEFFPVVPKIWCIRRPSYLTCSYVVEIDERRLFFIDAGMSSGGDDIWCALRELRRNMTDVAGCVLTHWHNDHSAGSLLLQNEAGCPIYCHSAEGSMMIRPVNNGLGGRLSRWIPEEGPLVLFKGLLNGGPGVRLEKFVEVQNGELLHDRFRIVLTPGHTPGHLAVFDEKTGTLFAGDALATVGGQVRRMSRPVTEDLDAGQRSIERLLELPVDTLCPGHREPLVDARAPLDAFRERMRTGERWPLFG; translated from the coding sequence ATGAAGGGATCACGCGGGGGACGCATCGAATTTTTTCCGGTGGTGCCGAAGATCTGGTGCATTCGTCGCCCGTCGTATCTGACGTGTTCTTACGTGGTGGAGATCGACGAGCGTCGGTTGTTCTTCATCGACGCGGGGATGAGCTCCGGCGGCGACGACATCTGGTGCGCCCTGCGCGAACTTCGCCGCAACATGACCGACGTCGCGGGCTGCGTGCTGACACATTGGCATAACGATCATTCCGCGGGCTCACTTCTTCTGCAGAACGAAGCGGGTTGTCCGATCTACTGTCATTCGGCCGAAGGCTCGATGATGATCCGGCCCGTGAATAATGGCTTGGGCGGTCGTTTGAGTCGCTGGATTCCCGAGGAGGGGCCGCTCGTGCTGTTCAAAGGCTTGCTGAACGGCGGTCCGGGCGTGCGCCTGGAGAAGTTCGTCGAAGTCCAAAACGGCGAGCTCTTGCATGATCGGTTTCGTATCGTGCTGACGCCGGGACATACGCCGGGTCATCTGGCGGTCTTCGACGAAAAGACGGGAACTTTATTCGCCGGCGATGCGCTGGCGACGGTGGGCGGTCAGGTGCGGCGTATGTCGCGCCCCGTGACCGAGGATCTGGATGCGGGACAACGTTCGATCGAACGTCTTCTGGAATTGCCCGTGGACACTTTGTGTCCCGGACACCGCGAGCCTTTGGTGGACGCGCGCGCGCCGCTGGACGCTTTCCGTGAGCGGATGCGGACGGGCGAACGCTGGCCGTTGTTCGGCTGA
- a CDS encoding polyhydroxyalkanoate synthesis regulator DNA-binding domain-containing protein, giving the protein MMNQNDAVGTMKSANAKVKIIKRYQNRKLYDTQQSCYVTLDDIAKMIRTNEEVMVIDNKSKNDITAATLTQIIFEAEKKASQYAPLFTLREIIQNGNGSISNYLAKLGAFPQDYMQKQAANALANAERASTDSVKENLEQRVASAAARASADTTAKVAAEKATILPGMQDENTPILPGSTNNGNFGGTN; this is encoded by the coding sequence TTGATGAACCAGAACGACGCCGTTGGAACTATGAAGTCGGCGAACGCGAAAGTGAAAATCATTAAGCGTTACCAAAACCGTAAGCTCTACGACACACAGCAGAGCTGTTATGTGACTCTCGACGACATCGCTAAGATGATCCGCACAAACGAAGAAGTCATGGTGATCGACAACAAGTCGAAGAACGATATCACCGCGGCAACTTTGACTCAGATCATCTTCGAAGCTGAGAAGAAAGCTTCGCAGTACGCTCCGCTGTTCACACTTCGTGAAATCATCCAGAACGGCAACGGAAGCATCTCGAACTACCTGGCGAAATTGGGAGCATTCCCGCAAGACTACATGCAGAAACAGGCTGCGAACGCTCTCGCTAACGCTGAGCGCGCTTCGACAGACAGCGTGAAAGAGAATCTCGAGCAACGTGTCGCTTCGGCGGCGGCTCGCGCTTCGGCGGACACGACTGCAAAAGTCGCGGCGGAGAAGGCCACCATCCTTCCGGGAATGCAGGATGAGAACACTCCCATCCTTCCCGGTTCGACCAACAACGGAAACTTCGGCGGTACAAACTAA
- the lpoB gene encoding penicillin-binding protein activator LpoB: MNLFKSLVAGTFLTSMLALSACGPKAFVKGEYDDPERENLMTDQWSETDMQKAVADLVASMVKNPTIANAKVPPIVMVTSLQNKTSEHIDGQNIMDMVRVELSQTGKVAFIDKEARQDIADEYNYQDSGMVNETTKKGPGGQIGADFIVNGRLDSNVQEVGKDKTVYYKLTLNLTNLKTSVISWTNHKQLRKTFKKRAVGL, encoded by the coding sequence ATGAATCTGTTCAAGTCACTGGTGGCCGGAACTTTTCTGACATCCATGCTCGCACTGTCGGCTTGCGGACCGAAAGCCTTCGTCAAAGGTGAATACGACGATCCCGAGCGTGAAAACCTCATGACCGATCAGTGGTCGGAAACCGACATGCAAAAAGCGGTCGCGGATCTGGTTGCCTCGATGGTGAAAAATCCCACGATCGCGAACGCCAAAGTTCCGCCGATCGTCATGGTCACCAGCCTGCAGAATAAAACCAGCGAACACATCGACGGTCAGAACATCATGGATATGGTGCGCGTCGAGCTGTCGCAAACGGGCAAAGTCGCGTTCATCGATAAGGAAGCACGTCAGGATATCGCCGACGAGTACAACTACCAAGATTCGGGCATGGTGAACGAGACCACGAAAAAAGGTCCCGGCGGACAGATCGGCGCGGACTTCATCGTCAATGGTCGTCTGGATTCGAACGTTCAAGAAGTCGGCAAAGACAAAACGGTCTATTACAAGCTGACCCTGAACCTGACCAACCTGAAGACTTCGGTCATCTCTTGGACCAATCACAAACAACTGCGCAAGACCTTCAAAAAGCGCGCGGTCGGACTCTAA
- a CDS encoding M15 family metallopeptidase, protein MRHLAQCLIAGVLLMSTLPAWPRNLPAEFRNLKSLPKVVVDLRYASTNNFMKKNVYGDFKETFLHEKAFGMLKAASEELDRRRPGYKLIVFDALRPRSVQRVLYSFVVGTPEEKYVANPDKGGMHNYGFAVDLSIVDEQGNELDMGTPFDDFTDLSQPQLEEKFLKAGKISEKQVANRKLLREVMEKQGYKVLPHEWWHFDALPGDQVRKNYKIVE, encoded by the coding sequence ATGCGTCACTTAGCCCAATGCTTGATCGCCGGAGTTCTTTTGATGTCGACCCTGCCCGCATGGCCCCGAAACCTGCCCGCGGAATTTAGAAACCTTAAGTCGCTACCGAAGGTCGTGGTCGACCTCCGCTACGCCTCGACCAACAATTTCATGAAAAAGAACGTCTACGGCGACTTCAAAGAGACCTTCCTGCACGAAAAAGCGTTCGGCATGTTGAAGGCCGCCAGCGAAGAACTCGACCGACGTCGGCCCGGCTACAAGCTCATCGTCTTCGATGCCCTCCGTCCGCGCAGCGTTCAGCGCGTACTTTATTCGTTCGTCGTCGGCACACCCGAAGAAAAGTACGTCGCCAATCCCGACAAGGGCGGCATGCACAACTACGGATTCGCCGTGGACCTTTCCATCGTCGACGAGCAAGGAAATGAACTCGACATGGGAACGCCGTTCGACGACTTCACCGATCTTTCGCAGCCCCAACTGGAAGAGAAATTTCTGAAGGCAGGGAAGATTTCGGAAAAGCAGGTCGCGAACCGCAAACTCCTTCGCGAAGTCATGGAAAAACAGGGTTACAAAGTGCTGCCGCACGAATGGTGGCACTTCGACGCGCTTCCCGGCGACCAGGTCCGCAAAAACTATAAAATCGTGGAATAG